One window of Lemur catta isolate mLemCat1 chromosome 3, mLemCat1.pri, whole genome shotgun sequence genomic DNA carries:
- the LOC123635283 gene encoding 60S ribosomal protein L32-like, protein MKMFASKKAFLSHLLFGILAALRPLVKPKIIKKRTKKFIWHQSDRYVKIKRNWWKPRGIDNRVRRRFKGQILMPSIGYGSNKKTKHMLPSGFLKFLVHNVKELEVLLMCNKSYCVEIAHNVSSKNHKAIVERAAQLAIRVTNPNARLLSEENE, encoded by the coding sequence atgaaaatgttTGCTTCTAAAAAAGCATTCTTGAGCCATCTCTTATTCGGCATCTTGGCTGCCCTCAGACCCCTCGTGAAGCCCAAGATCATCAAAAAGAGGACCAAGAAGTTTATCTGGCACCAGTCAGACCGATATGTCAAAATTAAGCGTAACTGGTGGAAACCCAGAGGTATTGACAACAGGGTTCGGAGAAGATTCAAGGGCCAGATCTTGATGCCCAGCATTGGTTATGGgagcaacaagaaaacaaaacacatgctGCCCAGTGGTTTCCTCAAGTTCCTGGTCCACAATGTCAAGGAGCTGGAAGTGTTGCTGATGTGCAACAAATCTTACTGTGTGGAGATTGCTCATAATGTTTCCTCCAAGAACCACAAAGCCATTGTGGAAAGAGCAGCCCAGCTGGCCATCAGAGTCACCAATCCCAATGCCAGGCTGCtcagtgaagaaaatgaatag